The genomic DNA AACTTGTTTTACAAATTCACCACGCTTAAAAGTAGCAAAGGTTGGTAAATTATCAACAGTTGCTAACTTTCTTGATTCTGGAAATTTTTCCGCATCAGCAATAACAAAAGAAGCCTCTTCGTTTTCTGAAGCTAGTTTCTTAAACTTAGGTTTCATAATACGGCAGTTACCACACCATGTTGCAGAATATTGTACAACAACAGTCTCATTACTAGCAATTAATTCGCCTAAATTATCTTGATTTAATTCTTGTACCATCAGACTAGTTTACATGAGCAGCTAAATACTCTGCAGTCCCTTTAGCATTAGGTGCCATAGCTTCTTTACCTTCTTCCCAGTTAGCTGGACAAACTTCTCCTTTTTCTTGTACATGAGTTAATGCATCAACAAGACGAATATATTCACCAACATTTCTACCTAAAGGCATATTATTGATACTTTCATGTTGTACAATACCATCTTCATCAATAATATAAGTAGCTCTGTAAGTTACATTGTCTCCTTCAACTTGAACCGTACCAGTTTCTTCATCGTAAGTTTCATTAGTAATATCTAGAATACCTAAAATACTTGATAGATTTCTATTACTGTCAGCAAGAAGCGGGTAGGTAACACCTTCAATTCCTCCATTGTCTTTTGAAGCACTTAACCAAGCAAAATGAACTTCTGGTGTATCACAAGAAGCTCCGATAACAATAGTATTACGTTTTTCAAATTCTGGTAAAGCTGCTTGAAATGCATGTAATTCTGTTGGACATACAAATGTGAAATCTTTTGGATACCAAAATAAAACTACTTTTTTCTTGTTATTAACAGCTTCTTCAAGAACGTTTACTTTAAAAGTATCTCCCATATCGTTCATTGCGTCAACGTTTAAATCTGGAAATTTTTTTCCTACTAATGCCATGTGTTTTTATATTTTAATTATTATTAATTTTCGACGCTGCAAATATAAAATAGAATAGTGATTTTAATAAGGATAGAAATTTTAATTATTTATTTTACTATAGATTTTGTCTATTTTAAAAATAAATAACTATAATTTAATCTTATTTCTTAGTAAGTTGCTTAATTTTAATTGAAAAGCCAGCGAATAATAATGTAACGAATGGACTAAGAATACTAAAAAAGACATATGGAATGTATGCAGTAGCTCCAGCATATCCAAATAACACCTTTGAATGATAAGCACCACAAGTATTCCAGGGAATTAGAACCGAAGTTACAGTACCAGAGTCT from Flavivirga abyssicola includes the following:
- a CDS encoding thioredoxin family protein — translated: MVQELNQDNLGELIASNETVVVQYSATWCGNCRIMKPKFKKLASENEEASFVIADAEKFPESRKLATVDNLPTFATFKRGEFVKQVQTNKFEVLKELVNEVI
- a CDS encoding peroxiredoxin, with protein sequence MALVGKKFPDLNVDAMNDMGDTFKVNVLEEAVNNKKKVVLFWYPKDFTFVCPTELHAFQAALPEFEKRNTIVIGASCDTPEVHFAWLSASKDNGGIEGVTYPLLADSNRNLSSILGILDITNETYDEETGTVQVEGDNVTYRATYIIDEDGIVQHESINNMPLGRNVGEYIRLVDALTHVQEKGEVCPANWEEGKEAMAPNAKGTAEYLAAHVN